The DNA segment TGATGGTATTATTTAGCATTTTTGCTTGAAAATTAGGTCTAAAGGCGATGGAAAACAATTGAGGTGAAAAGACTTACGCCTAAATGTTGGCTCCAAAGACCAATTCATTGGAGCCTAGTTTTTAGCTTTGCTAGTTTATTGTTATCTTGTAATTCCAAGGAAATACCCACAGGGTCTACTTCTCTCAACAGTCGCTATACTGAGGAGCAACCAGCTTTAAGTGGAAATGGGCGCTTTTTAGCGTTTATATCTAATCGCAATGGTAGTCATCAACTGTTGGTCTATGACTTGACAGAACAACGGTTTGTTCGCACACCAGGCTTAAATAGACCCCGAACAATTGCTGAAAGTCCGAGTTTGAGCTATACGGGGCGTTACATTGCCTATTTGACAAGTGAGCAAGGTAGACCTGTTGTGTCACTTTACGATCGCGCTACGCAAAAGTCACAAATTATTACTCCCACTTATCGCGGCTGGGTGAGAAATCCGGGAATTAGCCCAGATGGACGTTATGTTGTGTTTGAAACCGCTAGTCGTGGTCAGTGGGATATTGAAGTTTTAGACCGGGGACCGAGTATTGAGTTAGATATTCCCAGTGGTGCAAGTGTTAATTAATTTATCTGTGTTTATCTGTGGTCAATTAATTCTTTGTTTTTGTAGAGACGCGATTTATCGCGTCTGCTATTTAAGAGGAACGAACCGCAAAGGACGCAAAGTTCACAAAGGAAGAAGGAAGAAGGAAGAAGGAAGAAATTCGGCGGACTTATGGCTACACACACCTACTTATCGCCAAGAAATGGTATAGCGGTTATAAGTTGCTAGTCTTATGACTAATGACTAATGACTAATGACTAATGACTAATGACTAATCAAACTATTTTTATACCTATATTTGTTGCTAGTTTGGGCTTATTGGGTGGCTGTGTTGGCTATCCTCGTCTGGCAAATTATCCTTTTGATCCTGGTGGTCGGAGTCTTAACAGTCCAGCTTCGGAACTAAATCCCCAAATTTCTGGGAGATATATTGTTTTTACAAGCGATCGCCGGGGGAGTCAAGATGTTTATATGTTTGATACCTTGACTCGGCGTTTGGTAGATTTACCGGGTTTAAATTCTTTAGATACTATCGCTTCTCATCCAAGTGTGGCTGAAAATGGTCGCTACATTGCCTTTGCAGCTAGTCGTCAGGGGCGATCTACTATTTTTCTCTATGACCGAGAAACCAGACAATCAAGAAATTTAACGAATAATTTGCCAGCCGAAGTCCGCAACCCCACTATTAGCGCTGATGGTCGGAGGATTGCTTTTGAGTATAGTAACAATGGGCAATGGGATGTTTTGGTTTATGAACAATCTGGACAAAGGTTGAATATAGCTCAAGATCCCCGTTAGACCTTTGAGGCTATTACTCTTATTTCTTTTCCCCACTCCCCACTCCCCACTCCCCACTCCCCACTCCCCACTCCCCACTCCCCACTCCCTACTCCCTACTCCCCACTTCTTGCTGCACAGATTCGATGAGCGATCGCACTTCTTGAGTACCTTGGGAAGGTTCAAAGTCAAGTGGGAATTTACCCCTAATTATCATTCGCAAACCCAGAGGTGCAAGACTGAGTAATCCTTTGAGGTCTTTGAAATAGTTACCAACAACTTGGATGCCAAATTGACGT comes from the Nodularia sp. NIES-3585 genome and includes:
- a CDS encoding TolB family protein; its protein translation is MKRLTPKCWLQRPIHWSLVFSFASLLLSCNSKEIPTGSTSLNSRYTEEQPALSGNGRFLAFISNRNGSHQLLVYDLTEQRFVRTPGLNRPRTIAESPSLSYTGRYIAYLTSEQGRPVVSLYDRATQKSQIITPTYRGWVRNPGISPDGRYVVFETASRGQWDIEVLDRGPSIELDIPSGASVN
- a CDS encoding TolB family protein translates to MTNQTIFIPIFVASLGLLGGCVGYPRLANYPFDPGGRSLNSPASELNPQISGRYIVFTSDRRGSQDVYMFDTLTRRLVDLPGLNSLDTIASHPSVAENGRYIAFAASRQGRSTIFLYDRETRQSRNLTNNLPAEVRNPTISADGRRIAFEYSNNGQWDVLVYEQSGQRLNIAQDPR